A portion of the Eubacterium maltosivorans genome contains these proteins:
- a CDS encoding ATP-dependent helicase has product MKKYRLQLNAQQREAVGRISGATLLLAVPGSGKTTVVICRIAYMIRVKKISPESILTLTFSKAGARDLSRRYLKIFGEKGAEGLRFSTIHSFALSVIRNYERLYHRRAFQIVESSGSIIRELFRELFKSHPAENDIVDIVSAITYCKNMLLSEEEIEEMKVGDVEFPKLFKAYEAYKRRHHLMDFDDMLKYAWLLLKKTPELLKIFTGQYKYINIDEAQDTSKIQYEIIRLLAGEDGNVFMVGDEDQSIYGFRGAYPDGLLSFKETYPCGEVLLMETNHRSTQQIVNAANRFIRLNKERYVKNMRTDNEKGVPAVHEYVKSVEDQYWFILKSVKNEGKETAVLYRNNESVIPLVDLFEREGVPYAVKEHNPLFFTHFIVQDIRSFVTLAADLSDFETFEKIYYKMNCNISRKNVLEAGKLRQPGQDVFEALLSLDEIPEWLVEKVKNIRTAFKRLSAMSAQEGLDFIVWNMGYREHLDYRISCGYREEQLNQKLDILKTLAGRESTMDAFLKRLDTLQEALRGSALPRKADVTFSTIHSSKGLEFEKVFIIDAVEGEFPSMAALDDSEEGRRLFCEEVRLFYVGVTRAKRELEFISVGKKNGRHNRRPVSQFVRIFLGEKPPAARRKSTGSVIAGGSLAQGKGFGIFDVSIVRKAEMKDVDCSAYVPGAAVLHQGFGEGVILEIKKDMATIDFEGCGRKKLNIKVCVTNKIIRLQD; this is encoded by the coding sequence ATGAAAAAGTACCGATTGCAGCTAAATGCCCAGCAGCGTGAGGCTGTTGGCAGGATTTCTGGAGCTACGCTGCTCCTGGCTGTGCCAGGCAGTGGGAAAACAACGGTGGTCATTTGCCGTATTGCCTATATGATCCGAGTAAAAAAAATATCTCCCGAGTCTATTTTAACGCTGACCTTCAGCAAAGCCGGCGCCCGTGACCTGAGCCGGCGTTATCTGAAAATTTTTGGCGAAAAGGGAGCAGAAGGCCTTCGCTTCAGCACGATTCACAGTTTTGCCCTGTCGGTTATCCGAAATTATGAACGTTTATATCACCGCCGTGCTTTTCAGATTGTTGAGAGTAGCGGAAGTATTATCAGAGAGCTGTTTCGGGAACTTTTTAAGAGCCATCCGGCAGAAAATGACATTGTGGATATTGTATCGGCTATTACCTACTGTAAAAATATGCTGCTTTCTGAGGAAGAAATCGAAGAAATGAAAGTGGGTGATGTGGAGTTTCCTAAACTGTTCAAGGCCTATGAAGCGTACAAACGCAGACATCATCTGATGGATTTTGATGATATGCTCAAATATGCCTGGCTGCTCTTAAAGAAGACCCCTGAGCTGCTGAAGATTTTTACCGGCCAGTACAAGTATATCAATATTGATGAAGCCCAGGATACTTCGAAAATCCAATATGAAATTATCCGGCTTCTGGCGGGAGAGGACGGCAATGTCTTTATGGTGGGTGACGAGGACCAGAGCATCTATGGGTTTCGAGGAGCTTATCCAGATGGGCTGTTGAGCTTTAAGGAAACTTATCCCTGCGGTGAGGTGCTGCTCATGGAGACGAACCACCGCAGCACACAGCAGATTGTGAACGCAGCCAACCGTTTTATCCGGCTTAACAAGGAGCGCTATGTTAAAAATATGCGGACAGATAACGAAAAAGGGGTGCCAGCAGTTCATGAATATGTAAAATCTGTGGAGGATCAGTACTGGTTTATCCTTAAATCCGTTAAAAACGAGGGCAAGGAAACCGCTGTGCTCTACCGCAACAACGAGTCGGTTATCCCGCTGGTAGATCTTTTTGAGCGGGAGGGCGTGCCTTATGCGGTTAAAGAACATAATCCTCTCTTCTTTACACATTTTATCGTGCAGGATATCAGAAGTTTTGTGACTCTGGCCGCAGATCTGTCGGATTTTGAAACCTTTGAGAAAATATATTATAAAATGAACTGCAACATTTCCAGAAAAAATGTATTGGAGGCAGGAAAGTTAAGACAGCCTGGGCAGGATGTTTTCGAGGCTTTGCTGTCCCTTGATGAAATTCCTGAATGGCTTGTAGAAAAGGTGAAAAATATCCGGACGGCATTTAAGCGGCTGTCGGCCATGAGCGCTCAGGAGGGACTCGACTTTATCGTCTGGAATATGGGCTATCGGGAACATCTGGATTATCGGATTTCCTGCGGCTATCGGGAGGAGCAGCTGAATCAGAAGCTGGATATTCTAAAAACGCTGGCGGGAAGGGAGAGTACCATGGACGCTTTCCTGAAACGTCTGGACACACTGCAGGAGGCCCTGCGGGGGTCAGCTTTGCCTCGGAAGGCAGACGTGACCTTTTCGACAATCCATTCCAGCAAGGGGCTAGAGTTTGAAAAGGTCTTTATCATTGACGCGGTGGAGGGGGAATTCCCATCAATGGCAGCTCTTGATGACAGCGAGGAGGGTCGTCGGCTTTTCTGCGAGGAGGTTCGCCTTTTTTACGTAGGTGTGACACGCGCGAAACGGGAGCTGGAGTTTATTTCGGTGGGAAAAAAGAACGGCCGGCATAACAGACGGCCAGTATCACAGTTTGTCCGCATTTTTCTGGGGGAAAAGCCTCCGGCGGCGCGCAGAAAAAGCACTGGCAGCGTGATTGCAGGAGGGTCCTTGGCCCAGGGAAAGGGCTTCGGCATTTTTGATGTATCCATTGTCAGAAAGGCAGAGATGAAAGACGTGGACTGTTCTGCGTATGTTCCTGGGGCGGCAGTGCTGCATCAGGGCTTTGGTGAAGGTGTTATTCTGGAGATTAAGAAGGATATGGCCACCATTGATTTTGAGGGCTGCGGTCGTAAAAAGCTGAATATAAAGGTCTGTGTCACCAATAAAATTATCCGATTGCAGGATTAA
- a CDS encoding alpha/beta hydrolase, with product MKHKKLKQALAGVGLALLLLLPAGGIAVNCMTYQPEAAAQQALRGDSHVVVKDGGTIAFEPENQKGETGVIFYPGAFVSPEAYAPLALEIAEQGYPVYIVRMPMNLAVLSPERGSEIMALHPEIENWAVGGHSLGGAMAPELAKTHNKVKGIFFLAAYPADDGIKDAEVQVVSLWGSDDGVADLDKVRTAEALYPETAVMTEIEGGNHAGFADYGAQKGDNQAVILNTEQMHQAAEGILGLLEKIS from the coding sequence ATGAAGCATAAGAAGTTAAAACAAGCTCTTGCCGGCGTTGGGCTGGCACTGCTGCTTTTATTACCAGCGGGAGGAATTGCGGTCAACTGTATGACTTATCAGCCGGAAGCGGCAGCACAGCAGGCCTTAAGAGGGGACAGCCACGTGGTGGTAAAGGATGGAGGAACCATTGCCTTTGAACCGGAAAACCAAAAGGGAGAGACTGGCGTCATTTTTTATCCCGGCGCTTTTGTATCGCCTGAAGCCTATGCCCCTCTGGCTCTGGAAATTGCGGAGCAGGGGTATCCTGTTTATATTGTCAGAATGCCCATGAATCTGGCAGTACTCTCGCCAGAACGGGGAAGTGAGATAATGGCGCTGCACCCGGAAATTGAAAACTGGGCGGTTGGTGGACACTCCCTGGGCGGAGCTATGGCGCCGGAGCTGGCAAAGACTCATAACAAAGTAAAAGGAATCTTTTTTCTGGCCGCCTATCCGGCGGATGACGGCATAAAGGATGCGGAGGTTCAGGTGGTTTCGCTCTGGGGAAGTGATGACGGCGTCGCTGATTTAGATAAAGTGAGGACAGCGGAAGCTCTTTATCCAGAAACAGCGGTCATGACAGAGATTGAAGGTGGAAATCATGCAGGCTTTGCCGATTATGGTGCACAGAAGGGGGATAATCAGGCGGTCATTTTAAATACGGAACAAATGCATCAGGCAGCAGAGGGAATTCTTGGACTGCTTGAGAAAATCAGCTAG
- a CDS encoding ABC transporter ATP-binding protein — translation MITINNVTKKYGKTKANNDLTFTVGDGEIAILLGPNGAGKSTIIKCICGLLRFKGAIEINGAPCRSLEAKRQLGYIPELPALYDMLTIEEHLEFIARAYGLADWEAKADALIERFELDDKRKKLGKELSKGMQQKVSICCALLFEPKVIIFDEPMVGLDPHAIKELKLIFSELRDQGVSLLISTHMIDSVEDYWDVAHIMMDGEIRATRRPEELTETDESLEALFFSITEGEA, via the coding sequence ATGATCACAATAAACAACGTCACGAAAAAGTACGGAAAAACAAAAGCCAACAACGACCTCACTTTTACCGTCGGAGATGGCGAAATCGCCATACTTCTTGGACCAAACGGCGCTGGAAAATCGACCATTATCAAATGTATCTGTGGGCTGCTCCGGTTTAAAGGCGCCATTGAAATTAACGGCGCACCCTGCCGTTCTCTTGAGGCTAAACGCCAGCTTGGCTATATCCCTGAGCTTCCTGCCCTTTACGATATGCTGACGATCGAGGAGCATCTGGAGTTTATCGCCCGTGCCTATGGCCTTGCGGACTGGGAAGCAAAAGCGGACGCCCTCATCGAACGCTTCGAGCTTGACGACAAGCGCAAAAAGCTCGGTAAGGAGCTGTCTAAGGGAATGCAGCAAAAGGTCAGCATCTGCTGTGCCCTGCTGTTTGAGCCAAAGGTCATCATCTTTGACGAGCCCATGGTAGGCCTTGACCCCCATGCCATCAAAGAGCTGAAGCTGATTTTTTCTGAGCTCAGAGATCAGGGTGTTTCTCTCCTCATCAGCACCCATATGATCGACTCGGTGGAGGATTATTGGGATGTGGCCCATATTATGATGGATGGCGAGATCCGGGCAACCAGGCGGCCAGAAGAGCTCACCGAAACTGACGAATCCCTGGAGGCGCTTTTCTTCAGCATTACCGAGGGGGAGGCTTAA
- a CDS encoding putative ABC exporter domain-containing protein: MSSIFYLWKTTFKNRLLDLKNHPSHLVVTILMVLFFGFALVTTVFTPGEDMPLSQGQNLPLLGAILIGLFLFLLVTQIQKGLSSGGSFFTMADVNLLFLAPVSPRKILAYGLAKQVGMSLLLGFFILFQGTTLRSFFGVGTPGLIALFAGYCLFLVVGEILALAIYSYTRGEDKRRRVVRAVLYCFGFLMAALFLTTLFKTQNFYEALLSTADSNLMEYIPVLGWTKAFTMGLIAGNFLKALVFLVLLIALIGLIILYICRSESDYYEDVLQSAEKTYTTKAAAKDGRISDTKDASKISRKKTGIGHGHGASVFFFKHLLENRRSGYLFLNQFTLICTVVAILASLLVKEHISLVLIFGMLCYLQVLTGAMGRWVKELTLPYIYMIPQNPFKKLVFASLESVVDSFVSGLIIFIPCGLILGAPAAEIIAVIAARVGLATLLSAGNILIERILGNMQSKVLVVMLYYLILVILLIPGVIAGVAVGLIAGSLAAGLFADCAVNVLVALIILALCRNLLHTMEMNIQ, translated from the coding sequence ATGTCCAGTATTTTCTATCTTTGGAAAACCACCTTCAAAAACCGGCTTCTTGACCTGAAGAACCATCCCAGCCATCTGGTTGTGACCATTCTTATGGTTCTGTTTTTCGGCTTTGCCCTTGTGACAACAGTTTTTACACCAGGAGAGGATATGCCTCTGTCGCAAGGCCAGAATCTGCCACTGCTGGGCGCAATCCTCATCGGCCTTTTTCTGTTCCTTCTGGTCACCCAGATTCAAAAGGGACTTTCCTCCGGAGGCAGCTTTTTTACCATGGCAGATGTCAATCTGCTTTTTCTGGCGCCGGTTTCCCCGAGAAAGATCCTGGCCTATGGCTTGGCTAAACAAGTAGGCATGTCACTGCTACTGGGTTTCTTCATTTTGTTTCAGGGAACGACTCTCCGGTCATTCTTTGGTGTCGGCACTCCTGGACTCATTGCCCTGTTCGCGGGCTACTGTTTGTTTCTGGTGGTCGGCGAAATCCTTGCGCTTGCCATTTATTCTTACACCAGAGGAGAGGACAAGCGCCGCCGCGTGGTAAGGGCAGTGCTTTATTGTTTTGGCTTCCTGATGGCCGCCCTCTTTTTGACGACACTTTTTAAAACCCAGAATTTTTATGAGGCACTGCTCAGCACGGCAGATTCCAATCTGATGGAATACATCCCTGTCCTTGGCTGGACAAAAGCCTTCACCATGGGTTTGATTGCGGGAAATTTCCTGAAGGCACTTGTCTTTCTGGTGCTGCTCATCGCTCTGATCGGCCTGATCATCCTGTATATCTGCCGGAGCGAATCCGATTATTACGAGGATGTGCTTCAATCCGCTGAAAAAACCTATACCACCAAAGCCGCCGCCAAGGACGGACGCATCAGCGATACCAAGGACGCCTCCAAAATCAGCCGTAAAAAAACCGGTATCGGCCACGGCCATGGAGCCTCAGTTTTCTTTTTCAAGCATCTGCTGGAAAACCGCCGCTCGGGTTACCTGTTCTTAAACCAGTTTACCCTTATCTGCACCGTGGTGGCTATTCTTGCCAGTCTGCTGGTAAAGGAGCATATCAGTCTGGTGCTGATCTTCGGCATGCTGTGCTACCTTCAGGTGTTAACAGGGGCCATGGGACGGTGGGTCAAAGAACTGACTCTGCCCTACATTTACATGATTCCCCAGAACCCGTTTAAAAAGCTGGTTTTTGCCAGTCTGGAATCTGTGGTGGACAGCTTTGTCAGTGGTTTGATTATTTTTATCCCCTGTGGCTTGATTCTGGGCGCTCCAGCCGCTGAGATCATTGCGGTCATCGCCGCCCGTGTGGGACTGGCTACCCTTTTATCCGCCGGTAATATTTTAATCGAACGTATTCTCGGCAATATGCAGAGCAAGGTTCTGGTCGTAATGCTCTATTATCTGATCCTTGTTATCCTGCTGATCCCAGGCGTTATCGCCGGTGTAGCGGTCGGCCTCATCGCCGGAAGCCTGGCTGCCGGACTGTTTGCAGACTGCGCTGTCAATGTACTAGTCGCTCTGATCATTCTCGCTCTCTGCCGTAATCTCCTGCACACTATGGAAATGAATATTCAGTAG
- a CDS encoding 1-propanol dehydrogenase PduQ gives MSKLNDIRFFQVKPAIYYGIGAIEQVGNHDFKQVCIVTDEGMVKFGLLKMLTDVLDKHNIKYHVFSDVEPDPSTEIVEKGLTHILMEKPDALIALGGGSAIDSAKAIIYYCYNFKKMFFEEDYIKKPYFIAMPTTAGTGSEVTEYAVITDKKNNTKIPLTDILMMPDAAILEPKLIESVPPAATAATGMDVLTHAVEAYVSTNNNPFSRCYAAKAAELVFKSLYECYVNGGNLEAKASMQIASCMAGIAFNSAGLGITHSIAHAVGAQWHLPHGLANAIGLPYVVRFNGQCGRAQHLYNRLLSAIGIPNVSGDAAEMLYNSIITLCKEINIPTSLKEQGIDEADFKASKDIIIGKAMKDVCTQTNPLSPTKEQFSELLDQIYYGA, from the coding sequence ATGAGCAAATTGAATGATATACGGTTTTTTCAGGTAAAACCGGCCATTTACTATGGCATTGGCGCCATAGAACAGGTTGGAAACCACGACTTTAAGCAGGTCTGCATTGTAACGGATGAAGGGATGGTCAAATTTGGCCTGCTGAAAATGCTGACAGACGTGTTGGATAAACATAACATCAAATACCATGTTTTTTCTGACGTTGAACCAGACCCGTCTACAGAAATTGTTGAAAAGGGACTGACACATATCCTGATGGAAAAACCAGATGCTTTAATTGCCCTTGGCGGCGGATCAGCCATCGATTCAGCAAAGGCCATTATCTATTACTGCTACAATTTCAAAAAAATGTTCTTTGAGGAAGACTACATTAAAAAACCATACTTTATCGCTATGCCGACAACCGCCGGCACAGGTTCTGAAGTAACGGAATACGCGGTTATTACCGACAAGAAAAACAATACTAAGATTCCGCTTACCGACATTCTTATGATGCCGGACGCCGCGATTCTTGAACCAAAATTGATCGAGAGCGTTCCGCCAGCAGCGACGGCGGCCACAGGAATGGACGTTTTAACTCATGCGGTGGAAGCCTACGTTTCCACCAATAATAACCCGTTTTCACGCTGCTATGCGGCAAAGGCCGCGGAGCTGGTTTTTAAGAGCCTGTATGAATGCTATGTGAATGGTGGTAATCTGGAAGCTAAGGCCAGTATGCAGATTGCATCCTGTATGGCCGGGATAGCCTTTAACAGCGCAGGTCTGGGCATCACTCACAGTATTGCCCATGCAGTTGGCGCACAGTGGCATTTGCCCCACGGTTTAGCCAACGCTATCGGTCTGCCATATGTTGTACGCTTTAATGGGCAGTGCGGCAGAGCTCAGCATTTATATAACCGTCTCCTGAGTGCCATTGGTATTCCAAATGTCAGCGGAGATGCCGCAGAAATGCTGTACAACAGCATCATTACCCTTTGTAAGGAAATCAATATTCCAACATCCCTTAAAGAACAGGGCATTGATGAGGCAGATTTTAAGGCCAGCAAGGACATTATTATTGGAAAAGCTATGAAAGATGTCTGCACTCAGACCAATCCGCTGTCACCGACCAAAGAACAGTTCAGCGAGCTTCTGGATCAGATTTATTACGGCGCATAA
- a CDS encoding ABC transporter ATP-binding protein, with protein sequence MIKQLKPYLAKYRLPSILAPLTVIVEVLLEIQIPFLMAKIVDQGITTRDLNYVFQIGAIMVLVALCSLLFGVLSGRFAAKGAMGFGSELRKAVFDKIQEFSFANIDRFSTPSLVTRLTTDITNTQMAYMMVIRVLVRAPVMLVSATIMAAAINGDLVRVFLIVIPILAIALATMSTLAFPRFNAMLKKYDGLNAQVQENLIAIRVVKAFVRARYEKKKFAEANDSLMQASLAAEKIIILGMPIMMLTMYATIIAILWFGGNMIIGGTLLTGELISFISYVTQILMSLMMIAQVFIMIVLSRSSVSRIIEVLEEPISITDETAAPSLTADDGSIEYRNVSFKYQEDAAENILTGIDFSIASGETVGIIGGTGSAKTTLVQLIPRLYDVTDGQVLVGGHDVRDYTLDHLRSVVAMVLQKNVLFSGTIKDNLKWGDENATDEEVIAAAKAACAHDFIMSFPEGYDTYLGQGGVNVSGGQKQRLCIARALLKKPKIIILDDSTSAVDTATDAAIREGFRQNLKDTTAIIIAQRISSVSDADKIIVLDEGRIDAIDTHENLLENNAIYREVFHSQQKGVEE encoded by the coding sequence ATGATTAAACAGCTAAAGCCCTACCTCGCGAAATACCGCCTTCCGTCGATATTGGCGCCACTCACGGTTATCGTCGAGGTTCTTCTGGAAATCCAGATTCCTTTTTTAATGGCTAAAATCGTGGATCAGGGTATCACAACGCGTGACCTGAACTACGTTTTTCAAATTGGCGCCATCATGGTGCTGGTGGCCCTCTGTTCATTGCTTTTCGGCGTTCTTTCCGGTCGTTTTGCCGCCAAGGGTGCCATGGGTTTTGGCAGTGAGCTCCGCAAAGCCGTTTTCGACAAAATCCAGGAATTTTCTTTTGCGAACATCGACCGTTTCAGCACTCCGTCACTGGTCACACGTCTGACCACGGATATTACCAATACTCAAATGGCCTACATGATGGTCATCCGCGTTCTGGTACGCGCACCCGTTATGCTGGTCAGCGCCACCATCATGGCGGCCGCCATCAACGGCGACCTTGTCCGCGTTTTTCTCATTGTCATTCCCATACTGGCCATTGCCCTGGCCACCATGTCCACCCTGGCCTTTCCGCGTTTTAACGCCATGTTGAAAAAATACGACGGGCTCAACGCGCAGGTTCAGGAAAACCTCATCGCCATCCGCGTTGTCAAAGCCTTTGTACGGGCACGTTACGAGAAGAAAAAATTTGCCGAAGCCAACGATAGCCTCATGCAGGCATCTCTTGCCGCTGAAAAAATCATTATCCTCGGCATGCCCATCATGATGCTAACCATGTATGCCACCATTATCGCCATCCTGTGGTTCGGAGGCAACATGATCATCGGCGGCACACTGCTGACAGGAGAACTCATCAGTTTTATTTCCTATGTGACGCAGATTCTTATGTCTCTGATGATGATCGCCCAGGTTTTTATTATGATTGTTCTCTCCCGTTCCTCTGTATCACGTATTATCGAGGTGCTGGAAGAACCCATCAGCATTACTGATGAAACGGCCGCTCCATCCCTCACAGCTGACGACGGCAGCATCGAATACCGGAACGTTTCCTTCAAATATCAGGAGGACGCGGCGGAAAATATCCTGACCGGCATTGATTTCTCCATCGCCTCCGGCGAAACCGTCGGTATCATCGGAGGAACTGGCTCGGCAAAAACTACGCTGGTTCAGCTTATTCCAAGGCTTTATGATGTAACAGACGGGCAGGTGCTGGTCGGCGGCCATGATGTTCGGGACTATACCCTGGACCACCTGCGATCGGTTGTCGCCATGGTCCTTCAGAAAAACGTCCTGTTCTCAGGCACAATCAAAGACAATCTGAAATGGGGCGATGAAAACGCCACAGACGAAGAAGTTATCGCCGCCGCCAAAGCAGCCTGTGCCCATGATTTTATCATGTCTTTCCCAGAGGGCTATGACACCTATCTTGGCCAGGGCGGCGTCAACGTATCCGGCGGCCAGAAGCAGCGTCTCTGCATTGCCAGAGCACTCCTGAAAAAGCCCAAAATCATCATTCTGGATGACAGCACCAGCGCGGTGGATACCGCTACCGACGCGGCCATTCGCGAAGGCTTCCGTCAGAATCTAAAAGATACTACCGCCATCATTATCGCCCAGCGTATTTCTTCGGTTAGCGATGCGGACAAGATCATCGTGCTGGACGAGGGCCGTATCGACGCTATCGATACCCATGAAAATCTCCTGGAAAACAATGCGATTTACCGTGAGGTCTTTCATTCACAGCAGAAAGGAGTTGAGGAATAA
- a CDS encoding ABC transporter ATP-binding protein, with the protein MPKKKSVQKPKNIKKTLLRIFGYMAKRRLLLILVILFVFISSGATVAGTYFLKPIINQGIVPLIGKPLTPGALMPFIQMLLLMGGIYLAGAACAYAYNRMMIVISNGTLNAVRRDLFNSMEDLPIKYFDTHTHGELMSRYTNDVDTLREAIAMSLPQMLTATVTVVGTFIMMLILSPLLTLIVIGMLVIMYFVIKTVGSRSARGFKAQQKALGETNGYIEEMIEGQKVIKVFCHEDIVKNDFAELNDKLRSASTQAHTYANVLMPIMGNLSYVQYALTAAFGAVLVIFGSMDLGSIASFLQYTRSFSQPITQISQQFNALLTALAGAERIFEVIDAEPEKDDGYVTLVNVCESADGTLTECKEVTNTWAWKHPHHDGTLTYEKLRGDVRFHDVTFGYSDDKMVLHNVSLFAKPGQKIAFVGSTGAGKTTITNLINRFYEVQEGKITYDGINIKKIRKVDLRHSLAMVLQDTHLFTGTVADNIRYGRLNATDEEVHAAAELANADFFIRHLPQGYDTMLTSDGANLSQGQRQLLAIARAAVANPPVLILDEATSSIDTRTEALIERGMDQLMEGRTVFVIAHRLSTVRNADAIMVLEHGRIIERGDHEELLKQKGKYYQLYTGQFELD; encoded by the coding sequence ATGCCAAAGAAAAAAAGCGTTCAAAAGCCCAAAAATATCAAAAAGACACTGCTTCGTATTTTTGGCTACATGGCAAAACGCAGATTGCTGCTTATACTTGTCATACTCTTTGTCTTTATCAGCTCCGGCGCCACCGTGGCCGGCACATATTTCCTAAAGCCCATCATCAACCAGGGCATTGTGCCTCTTATCGGAAAACCCCTCACCCCCGGCGCGCTCATGCCCTTTATCCAGATGCTGCTGCTAATGGGGGGAATCTATCTGGCCGGGGCGGCCTGTGCTTATGCCTATAACCGGATGATGATCGTCATCTCCAACGGAACCCTCAACGCCGTGCGGCGAGACCTTTTTAACAGCATGGAAGATCTCCCCATCAAATATTTTGACACCCATACACACGGCGAACTCATGAGCCGCTATACCAACGATGTTGATACTCTGCGCGAAGCCATTGCCATGAGCCTTCCGCAAATGCTGACCGCCACCGTCACGGTGGTGGGAACCTTTATCATGATGCTGATCTTAAGCCCGCTGCTGACTTTGATCGTCATCGGCATGCTTGTGATCATGTACTTTGTGATAAAAACTGTGGGAAGCCGAAGTGCCCGGGGCTTTAAAGCGCAGCAGAAGGCGCTCGGTGAAACTAACGGCTATATCGAGGAAATGATCGAGGGACAAAAAGTTATCAAGGTTTTCTGCCATGAGGACATTGTCAAAAATGATTTTGCCGAGCTCAACGACAAGCTGAGAAGCGCTTCTACTCAAGCCCATACCTACGCCAATGTGCTCATGCCTATCATGGGAAACCTCTCCTATGTGCAGTACGCTTTGACAGCCGCTTTCGGTGCAGTACTTGTTATTTTTGGCAGCATGGACTTAGGCTCCATCGCTTCCTTTTTACAGTACACACGCTCCTTCTCACAGCCCATCACCCAGATTTCCCAACAGTTTAACGCGCTGCTGACCGCTCTTGCCGGGGCTGAACGAATCTTTGAAGTCATTGACGCTGAGCCTGAAAAAGACGATGGTTATGTAACCCTCGTCAATGTCTGCGAATCCGCAGACGGCACTCTGACCGAATGTAAGGAAGTTACTAATACCTGGGCCTGGAAACATCCGCATCACGATGGCACCCTGACCTATGAAAAGCTCAGGGGGGATGTGCGTTTCCATGATGTTACCTTTGGCTACAGCGATGACAAAATGGTGCTGCACAATGTTTCTCTTTTTGCCAAGCCCGGCCAGAAGATCGCCTTTGTAGGCTCAACAGGCGCAGGCAAAACCACGATCACCAATCTTATCAACCGATTTTATGAGGTTCAGGAAGGCAAGATCACCTATGATGGTATCAACATTAAAAAAATCCGGAAAGTCGACCTGCGGCATTCCCTCGCAATGGTCCTTCAGGATACCCACCTGTTCACTGGTACTGTAGCCGATAATATCCGTTACGGCCGTCTCAATGCCACCGATGAGGAAGTCCACGCTGCCGCTGAGCTGGCCAACGCCGACTTCTTTATCCGCCATCTCCCTCAGGGCTATGATACCATGCTGACCTCCGACGGAGCCAACCTGAGCCAGGGGCAGCGCCAGCTGCTGGCCATCGCCCGGGCCGCTGTCGCCAATCCGCCGGTACTTATCCTCGATGAAGCCACCAGCTCCATCGACACCCGTACCGAGGCCCTTATTGAGCGCGGTATGGATCAGCTCATGGAAGGCCGTACTGTTTTTGTCATCGCCCACCGCCTGTCCACCGTCCGAAACGCCGACGCCATCATGGTACTGGAACACGGCCGGATTATCGAGCGCGGCGACCACGAAGAACTAT